From the Salarias fasciatus chromosome 16, fSalaFa1.1, whole genome shotgun sequence genome, one window contains:
- the klhdc3l gene encoding ras guanine nucleotide exchange factor F, translated as MSQRGPSLWTVLPQSSQAPRDRYKHACCSYDGHVYLLGGREKRSLRDFWRYSVVYDEWTELSCAGEAAPEELEEHSMVAHQGFLYVFGGMLDSAYTKFRCALWAFDVEKQKWVHCHGKTSSPQRLMPTNRKGHSAVVLGSAMVVYGGFVDIKGSSKELWRLDLDTMSWSMLSSTLNDSAGPGPRHKHSAVAHQGCMYLFGGLKGLQEQNDLWRWTSSSNTWTSLKTRSGPPRLMGHSAVTYQGSMLLFGGGQSQSAPKSCLWRYSFATQTWSQVAALAGSAPPAKIHHCCTGLGPGYSQRLPEAPQDWKHRPFKNKCFPAPLTFLGSEGAIELQTFSRTSHRSPEPPELEALRGREALWTHNCLTLENKGFRKQWSCSEDEHQSQDQDQDQDQDQDQDVAQHLPDLLLLLGGKPCSTLKPISVWQVTLCDS; from the exons ATGAGTCAAAGAGGCCCGAGTCTGTGGACGGTGCTCCCTCAGAGCAGCCAGGCGCCGCGCGACCGCTACAAACACGCATGCTGCAGCTACGACGGACACGTGTACCTCCTGGGAGGCCGGGAGAAGCGCTCCCTGAGGGACTTCTGGAGGTACAGCGTCG TGTACGATGAGTGGACGGAGCTGAGCTGTGCCGGTGAGGCTgctccagaagagctggaggagcactCCATGGTGGCTCACCAG ggTTTCCTCTATGTGTTTGGAGGCATGCTGGATTCTGCGTACACCAAGTTCAGATGTGCCCTCTGGGCGTTTGACGTGG aaaagcagaAGTGGGTTCACTGCCACGGAAAGACCAGCTCCCCTCAG aGATTAATGCCGACCAACAGGAAAGGACACAGTGCTGTGGTGCTCGGCTCTGCCATGGTCGTGTACGGAGGGTTCGTCGACATTAAAGGATCCTCCAAAGAATTGTGGCGTTTAGATTTGG acaCCATGTCGTGGTCCATGCTGAGCAGCACTCTGAACGACTCGGCGGGCCCCGGCCCGCGACACAAACACTCCGCCGTGGCCCACCAGGGCTGCATGTACCTGTTCGGGGGCCTGAAGGGCCTGCAGGAGCAGAATGACCTGTGGAGGTGgacgagcagcagcaacacctGGACCTCCCTCAAGACCCG GTCCGGCCCCCCCCGGCTGATGGGCCACTCCGCCGTCACCTACCAGGGCAGCATGCTCCTCTTCGGCGGCGGCCAGAGCCAGAGCGCTCCCAAGAGCTGCCTGTGGAGGTACAGCTTCGCCACCCAGACCTGGAGCCAGGTGGCCGCGCTggcaggctccgccccccccgccAAGATCCACCACTGCTGCACCGGGCTGGGGCCGGGCTACAGCCAGAGACTGCCAGAGGCCCCGCAGGACTGGAAACACCGGCCCTTTAAGAACAAATGCTTCCCGGCGCCGCTCACCTTCCTGGGCTCGGAAGGCGCCATTGAGCTGCAGACATTCAGCAGAACTTCCCACAGGTCCCCCGAGCCCCCCGAGCTGGAGGCTCTGAGGGGGAGGGAGGCGCTGTGGACCCACAACTGTCTGACCTTGGAGAACAAAGGCTTCAGGAAGCAGTGGAGCTGCAGCGAGGACGAGCaccagagccaggaccaggaccaggaccaggaccaggaccaggaccaggacgtgGCTCAGCACCTGcccgacctgctgctgctgctgggggggaAACCCTGCTCCACACTGAAGCCCATCTCCGTGTGGCAGGTCACCCTCTGTGACTCCTAA